DNA sequence from the Paenibacillus azoreducens genome:
AGTGTATGTGGAAAATTGGTTGAACTCTAGTGTGTGTGTATGAAAATTGGGTTAGACTCTAGTGTATGGAAAAGTATGGTGAGTAGCTTCATTTCACGCTCTGTATTTGGCTGGAAGGCGAGCCGTTGTGGATTCCAATTGTCTGAAATATTGAATTGTTGCGAAGTAGAGCGCGAAATTGTTGCGATAGTGCATCAATTTGACCATGAACCGCTTGGTTATGCTCAAAAAGTGGGAAAAACCTGCACTTTTGCAGGTTTTTCATCCATAACAAACTTAAGTGCCCAAAATAGATGTATTTTCGCAACAATTTCCAAAGCGAGCCACCAATCGTTTATATTCGAGATTTTGCAAAAATCCAATAAGCGACTTTCAAGAATCAATTTCATCATGTCACTAATCAAATACCCTAATTTATTATGAAAGGTTTATTCAAGCAATATGTAGAACACGACTGCAAAACTCTAACGGACACCTCGGCCGCTATTGAGAGCAATTTCGACCATTTTGATTTCTAACGGACACAGATGCTGCTATTTGGTGAAAAATTCTCTTTTGGCGGTGTTTTGAGGCAATTAAGCGCTGTGGTGTCCGTTAGGATTTAAAAACGGCTGTTTTTAGCCACTTAGCGGCCGTGGTGTCCGTTAGCCGCCGTGGTGTCCGTTAGCGGCCGAGGTGGTGTCCGTTAGGGCTATTTTCGTGTTAGTTCGTCTATGTATTCTTCCCGGGAGCGTCTGGAATCGAATTTTGCAAAATCTGATTCAAAAACAAATATGTCCCTTCAACGGTATTCCATTAAAGCTTAAGATGCGCATAGCTGCATCTGCCAGGCCGTGGGAAAGTCCGGAAGACTTTTGGAAACTTCCATTTTTATGTGGTGGCTTTTAAAACAAAGATCGATTTAAACGATTCTCATGACCCCATTGTTGAGGCAATGTAGGCAAATCTTAACCCCCTGCAAAAAACAGGGGGTTTTTCAGCAGCCTGGATATAGATCCAGCTTTTTTACGTATTGATATGTTCGCCAGTCCGGCGAGCTGGGGATAATGAAACACGGTGCCGGGGACCGTATACGTTCAGAGTTCGCACTTGAAGCGGCACTTGATAAAGGTGCATCGCTATTTCCTCCCGTCTGGCCGTCATTGTTACATTAGCCTATTCGGCAGCGGGTATTTACGCGACATGTTGCTGAACGGTCAGATTTGTCAGTTGAAGCTCCAGCGGGCAGAATCGATAAAATGAAAAGGACCCCCCCGGCAATCCGGGGAAGTCCAGCTACTAATCAAACTTTACTCGCTATATTTTTTTGCGTATTCCTCTAGCTTAGCTGTGTATTGAGCGATTAACTTACGTCCAGCTTCCAGTTTGTTGTTGGCTGGCGTCAGGCTCTTTTTCTTGTAAATGGCCTGCTGCATCAGATCGAAGGCTTCCAGCTGCAGTTGCGTGCCTTTGACCATCAGGTTATGGATGGATTGCAGCTCCGCATTCGGCGCTTTCACTTTGGCAGTCATGCTGACGACTTTTTTGTAGTTGGGAATAACAACGTTGACGAGCGAATTGTATACGGTTTTCCGGTTGGACGTTGTCACGATCGAATATTTTTGATACTCAGCAATTGCCTTGTCTTCGTATACTTCAATCGGCGCAAGCATGTCTGCATAGTCCTGAAGTTCCTGCAGTTTCGGTGGAAGCGCTTCTTCCTCCTCAGCATTAACATTTACGGATGACGCGTCATTCGAGTTGTCGGGGGCCGCAAAAATGGTCGTTGGCATCAACAGGATGAATGCCATGAGAAGCAATGATAACCGTTTTTTCATTTTTTAAGCAATCCTTTCGTATGTATTGTCTGTACGCTATGAAGTCTGTCTATAGTTGTGTATCTATTAATCTTATTAGGTAAGATAGAGAGATGTCAATACAATTATCTACAAAATATGACAAAACCTCCATATGGGGATGGGAAAATGATGAAATGGATCAGGCATCAGGCGAAAATAAGCGATAGACCTTCGAAATCTTTTCGGCTAAAATAAGGATAATTCAGTTCAGGTCCACCGGACCCGCATAAGATTTAAAGAAGACTTGCTAAGACTCGCATAAAACCCGAATAAAACCCGAATAAACAACGCATAAGAATTCCTCGGGATCAAGGTGCGCTGCCAATTGCCCATGGTCCAATCCATTCACCGCTTTCACAAGATCTGCTTCAAGGCAATTTAACCTTTACTTCTGTTACTTCTACATTTACTTTTACATTTACTTCTACATTTACTTCTACCTTAACTTCCATCTTGACTTCTAACATAACTTCAACTTCAATTTCAATTCAGCTTTCATTTGCATCTCTAACCATCACCCTGTAAAAAGCATGCATCTACCGCCGCTTTAAGAGAAAAATGAACCGAACCAGATCCTTTTTTTAAAAAGAATGACAACGCTTACTTGAAAATGAATCTCGGCCTTCTTAAGGAGGGGAGAAGATGAAGAGGAATTATTCCTACTATAAAAAGGTATTCGAAGGTGTGCCAGGGCCGTTTGCATTCGTAGATTTGGATCTTCTAGATGAAAATGTCGAGCGGATTATCGCGCAGGCCGGCTCCAAAAATATTCGCATCGCCACCAAGTCGATTCGAAGCACGGCTCTCCTGAAACGGATTCTTCGTCAAAGTCCGCTGTTTTGCGGATTGATGTGCTTTTCGCCGCAAGAGGCCATATATCTGGTAAAGCAGGGGATGGATGACATCGTGATGGGATACCCGATCTGGGAGCCGTCAGCGTTATCCGGGTTGGCGGAGCTGATTCGCCAGGGCAAATCGGTCACGCTTATGGTGGACTCCATTCGGCATATCGAACATATTGAACGGATTGCTGAGCGCCATGGCGTCCGGTTTCCGGTCTGTCTCGACATGGATATGTCGATGGATTTTCCTGGGCTCCACTTTGGAGTATGGCGTTCGCCGGTCCGTACGACAGCGGAAGCGAAAGCGGTGGTGGAGAGGATTGCTTCTTCGCGCGGCGCCGCTTTGGATGGCGTGATGGGGTACGAAGCGCAGATCGCCGGCGTTGGCGATCAATACCCCGGCATGGCTGCGAAAAACATGCTGGTAAGGAAGCTCAAGCAGCGATCAGCCAAGCAAATTGCCGTCAAAAGGGAGGAGCTTGTCGCCATGGCGGAGGAGGTTTTGGGTACGCCGCTGCGTTTTGTGAACGGAGGAGGAACGGGCAGCCTACGGACCACCACGCAGGAGCAAGCAGTGACTGAAGTTACGGTCGGCTCCGGTTTTTTTTCGCCGGGGTTGTTTGACAACTACAGGGATTTTCGCTATCAGCCTGCAGCGGGTTTCGCCGTGGAAATCGTGCGCCGGCCGGGACCATACCTATATACGTGCCTGGGCGGCGGGTATGTCGCCTCAGGCGCCGCCGGCAAAGATAAACTGCCGCAGCCTTATCTGCCGGCAGGAGCGGCTCTGATGCCCCTGGAAGGCGCCGGGGAAGTGCAAACACCTGTATTCTACAGGGGGGAGGAGCGTTTGGAGCTAGGGGACCCGATTTTTTTCCGGCATGCCAAGGCCGGGGAATTATGCGAACGATTTAACAGCCTGTACGCGGTATCCGCAGGCAAAATCGTGGAACAAATCTCAACGTACCGGGGGGATGGGCAATGCTTTCTTTAGATGAAAACCGAAAGGTATGGAAAAATTGGTCGGGGATCGTCAGCAGCACGCCAAGGCATATCGTTTATCCAAAGTCTGTCGAAGAGGTTACTGATCTGGTGCGGTCCTGCGCCAAGGAAAGCAGAAGGATACGTGTTATTGGCGCGGGACATTCGTTCACGCCGCTTGTTCAAACCGGGGATGTGCTGCTGTCGCTGGATCACCTGGCAGGCGTCGAACCCGTAGACGAGATTTCGCGCAGCGTCTGGATTTGGGCCGGAACGAGACTGCGGGACTTAAGCGAGGCGCTTTATCGACAGGGATGGGCGCAGGAAAATTTGGGCGACATCGACACGCAGTCGATTGGGGGCGCGATCGGAACGGGAACGCATGGAACGGGGATCCGTTTCGGTTCTTTGTCGACGCAAATGATCGAAGCGCAGGTGGTAACGGCCTCAGGGGAGCTGGTGACATGCAGCGAGCAGCATCACCACGAGATATTTAAGGCGCTGCAGGTTTCCTTGGGGATGCTCGGCATTATCGTAAAGGTTCGGCTGCGTGTGGTTCCGAGGACTGTGCTTCATTACCGGAGCGAACGTCTTTCTGTTCGAGAATGCTTCGAAAGATTGGCGGAATTCAGGGACAAACACGATCACTTTGAGTTTTTCTGGTTTCCCCACACGGATGTCGTGCAGGTCAAACGTTTGGATGAAACCGATGAAAAACCTTCGGAAAGCCGTTTCTGGAACCGGATGAATCAACTTGTGATGGAAAATGGTTTTTTCGGATTGATGTCCGCAGGCTGCCGCATGTTTCCGGGGTTATGCAGGCCGGTCAGCCGGTTGTCGGCGCGTTTCGTTCCGACAGGGCAAGATGTGGCATACAGCCATCAGTTGTTCACCACGCAGCGACTGGTGCGTTTTAATGAAATGGAATACAGCGTCCCCGCGGAAAAAATGGAGGAGGTCGTCGCGGAAATCCATGCCTGCGTGGCGGCGCAAAATCATGCCGTGCATTTTCCGGTGGAATGCCGCTTTGTCAAAGGCGACGATATTTGGCTTAGTCCGGCGTACGGGCGCGACTCTGCTTATATCGCCGTGCATATGTATAAGGGGATGGAACATCGGACGTATTTCCGGGATATCGAGGAAATTTTCCGGCGGTATGACGGGCGTCCGCATTGGGGGAAAATGCATACCCGAACAGCGGAGGAATTGTCAGGACTGTACCCCAAGTGGGATGCCTTTCAGGAAATCCGCAGGCAGTTGGACCCGCTGGGCATATTCCAGAACGATTATTTAAAGAAGCTGTTTGCCTTCTAAATGAAAGAAAAAACCAAAGCCCACGATTCCCCCGCGGGCTTTGGTTTTGCGTTTTGCGGCTATGAATCTCACGAATACACTCTACGGCACAGCCACATAGCGATGCCAAGCGCTCCTGCCCTGCAAGAGCGACGAACATGACATAAACCCGCCTTTGTTTTGGTAACGGCATGCCGATCATAGAATTGCGGGCTGCGGTGTTGTATCTATACTTTATTCGCGCTTGGCCAATCCATATCCTTCAAATTCACACCATAAGCTTGCGTAAACTGCGGATGTATTGCATGCGGACCAACAGGAAATAAACGGTCTGCACAGCGGTGAAAGCTGCTGCAGTGATGAGGATCGGCGGCAGGATATTGGTTTGATTCAAGCCGTGCAGGATTGGCACGACTACCACCAACGTTTCGACGATGGCCGCCAATATCGGAATGTAAAAGAGCAGTGCAATTTGCGTTGTCGCGGCTTTCGACATTTCGCCTTCAGCAAGTCCGATTTTAGAAAGGGAGCGGTACATCTGCTGATCTCTTTGAAGCTCCGTATGCAGTTTGAAATACAGAAAGCTTGCCGATGACAACGAGAAAATAAGGGCGATAAAGACGCCGATAAAACCCATCATGGCCGTACCCTGCCTGGAGCTCTGATAATGATCGCCTCGGGCATGTAACATGAGATTATAGTTATGTTTTGAAGTAACTGTCTGATTCCAGTCCACCAGCTTCGTTCCAATGGTCACTTCCGGATCGTGTCGGGACGGGGGCGCTCCATCCCAAGCCGGAATTTTATACAGATAATAAGTAACCTGGGAGAAAAGGTTCGGATCTTGAAGCAGTTCCTTATATACTGCATCGCTCACGATCAGAAACGGGGAAGAATACGGCCCGAAAGGCAGAATGTCTGTATTGATTTTCTGATTGACGGTAAGGCTCCGCTGTTTGGTTTGCAGGCGGGCTCCCGCAAAATCTTCATAATTTTGGACATTGGTGGTATGACTCAAGATCAGTACCCCATCCGAGCCGGATACATTCTGAATGCCCGGCAGGCCGGTTTGTTCGGACAACAAGCGATATGCAGACAGCGGGAGCAGGTCAATGCCCCGTGGTTTGCCATTCAGTGTAAAGCCGCGATAATAAATGAAATCCAGTTTTTGTTCGGTAAAATGGACTCCGCTGGCGTTCAGCTCCTTGACGATATGCCCGCGATCCCCTTTTTCGGAATTGGCGTTGCGGATCGTATAGATCAATGCATAAGGGGAATTTTTGTATGTCGTGCTATTGGTCTGGGCCATAAACAAAAGCACGCTGGAAACCATACAGGCAATCGCGGTGGCAACTGTAACCATGAACAGCATGCGCGCGTTATCCTTCAACTTGTAACTCATCTCGGAAATCCGGAGCAGGTTCGTGTTTCTCCACGTGAGAGAACGATTTTTTTTTAAGAGTCGGACGATGACAACGGACAGCTGGGTGTAAAAGAAATACGTGCCGGCTATGCCCGTGACTGCGGCGTACATGAGCGTGTTTTTTGAAAATTTACTGGTAACGGCAATTACCCCGAGAATCAGGAGCGAAGCGCCCAGGATGGATAGAAACCAGGATACTTTGGGTTCTTTTTTGGGCATCACGCTGCCTTTGAGCAGTTCCAACACGTTTTTATGGCGAATAAAAACTAGCATGAATATCGAGACCGCGATAAAAAGCAGGAGAAACGCGATGGAAGTCACCATCAGAGCTTTGCCCGGCCAATAAAAGCGAAGTTCGGCCTCTCCGATAATTTTGCTGGTGATGAGCAGAAACAGCTTGGAAATCAGCATTCCGCCCAGAATGCCGGTGACGATGGAACTTATGCCAATCAGCATATTTTCCAGGAAAATAAGCCGGTTGATCTGGCCCGTCCGCGCTCCCAGGATTGTGAGAATGCCGAATTCCTGATTCCTAGATTTCAGAAAAGCGCTGATCGAATAAAGCACAAAGAAAAAGGAAAAGACATAGACCACATAGGATGCGATCCGCATACCGGTCGCGACAAAATTTCCGTAATTCGAATGGGCCAAATCCGGATGGTAAATGAACAGGGAATATGCGAAAAAGATCATGATCATGACGGCGCTGCTGAGGAAATACGTAAAGTAGGCCCGGAAATTGCGCCTGACGTTGTTAAACGCGAATTGAGGAAAGCTCATGGCTGTGACCTCCCCAGAATGACAGCGCGTCGATAATATTTTGGAAAAAGGCTTGCCGGCTTTCACCGCGATGGATTTCGGCCGCGAGCCTTCCGTCCTTGATGAAGATAATCCGGCTGCAGTAGCTTGCGGATACCGGGTCATGCGTGACCAGCATCAGCGTCGTTTGATCCTCACGGTTGACACGCTCAAGCGACTCCATGACATTCCTTGCCGAACCGGAATCCAGCGCTCCGGTCGGTTCATCGGCCATGATGATGGCGGGCGAGGTAATCAGCGCCCGGGCTATGGCGGTCCGCTGGCGCTGGCCGCCTGAAATTTCGTAAGTGCGTTTCTTTAAAATATCGGTAATGCCGAGTTTGTCCGCCACGCGCTTCAGAGAAGCTTCGATATCGGCCAGCCTCCGGTTGTCCAGGGTAAGGGGCAGCACGATATTTTCGGCAACGGTCAGCGTTTCCAGCAGGTTGAAATCTTGAAACACAAAACCTAGTTTCCTGCGGCGGAAACGTGCCAGTTCTTTTTTATTCATGCGGTGCGGGCTTATTCCTTCGACCAATACTTCTCCCGAACTAGGTTCATCGATGGTGGAGACCACGTTGAGCAGCGTCGTTTTCC
Encoded proteins:
- a CDS encoding ABC transporter ATP-binding protein, with protein sequence MELLQVKALSKVYPGKVNTQALTDIHFNIEQGEFVGIMGPSGSGKTTLLNVVSTIDEPSSGEVLVEGISPHRMNKKELARFRRRKLGFVFQDFNLLETLTVAENIVLPLTLDNRRLADIEASLKRVADKLGITDILKKRTYEISGGQRQRTAIARALITSPAIIMADEPTGALDSGSARNVMESLERVNREDQTTLMLVTHDPVSASYCSRIIFIKDGRLAAEIHRGESRQAFFQNIIDALSFWGGHSHELSSIRV
- a CDS encoding amino acid deaminase/aldolase; its protein translation is MKRNYSYYKKVFEGVPGPFAFVDLDLLDENVERIIAQAGSKNIRIATKSIRSTALLKRILRQSPLFCGLMCFSPQEAIYLVKQGMDDIVMGYPIWEPSALSGLAELIRQGKSVTLMVDSIRHIEHIERIAERHGVRFPVCLDMDMSMDFPGLHFGVWRSPVRTTAEAKAVVERIASSRGAALDGVMGYEAQIAGVGDQYPGMAAKNMLVRKLKQRSAKQIAVKREELVAMAEEVLGTPLRFVNGGGTGSLRTTTQEQAVTEVTVGSGFFSPGLFDNYRDFRYQPAAGFAVEIVRRPGPYLYTCLGGGYVASGAAGKDKLPQPYLPAGAALMPLEGAGEVQTPVFYRGEERLELGDPIFFRHAKAGELCERFNSLYAVSAGKIVEQISTYRGDGQCFL
- a CDS encoding FtsX-like permease family protein, with the protein product MSFPQFAFNNVRRNFRAYFTYFLSSAVMIMIFFAYSLFIYHPDLAHSNYGNFVATGMRIASYVVYVFSFFFVLYSISAFLKSRNQEFGILTILGARTGQINRLIFLENMLIGISSIVTGILGGMLISKLFLLITSKIIGEAELRFYWPGKALMVTSIAFLLLFIAVSIFMLVFIRHKNVLELLKGSVMPKKEPKVSWFLSILGASLLILGVIAVTSKFSKNTLMYAAVTGIAGTYFFYTQLSVVIVRLLKKNRSLTWRNTNLLRISEMSYKLKDNARMLFMVTVATAIACMVSSVLLFMAQTNSTTYKNSPYALIYTIRNANSEKGDRGHIVKELNASGVHFTEQKLDFIYYRGFTLNGKPRGIDLLPLSAYRLLSEQTGLPGIQNVSGSDGVLILSHTTNVQNYEDFAGARLQTKQRSLTVNQKINTDILPFGPYSSPFLIVSDAVYKELLQDPNLFSQVTYYLYKIPAWDGAPPSRHDPEVTIGTKLVDWNQTVTSKHNYNLMLHARGDHYQSSRQGTAMMGFIGVFIALIFSLSSASFLYFKLHTELQRDQQMYRSLSKIGLAEGEMSKAATTQIALLFYIPILAAIVETLVVVVPILHGLNQTNILPPILITAAAFTAVQTVYFLLVRMQYIRSLRKLMV
- a CDS encoding D-arabinono-1,4-lactone oxidase, whose translation is MLSLDENRKVWKNWSGIVSSTPRHIVYPKSVEEVTDLVRSCAKESRRIRVIGAGHSFTPLVQTGDVLLSLDHLAGVEPVDEISRSVWIWAGTRLRDLSEALYRQGWAQENLGDIDTQSIGGAIGTGTHGTGIRFGSLSTQMIEAQVVTASGELVTCSEQHHHEIFKALQVSLGMLGIIVKVRLRVVPRTVLHYRSERLSVRECFERLAEFRDKHDHFEFFWFPHTDVVQVKRLDETDEKPSESRFWNRMNQLVMENGFFGLMSAGCRMFPGLCRPVSRLSARFVPTGQDVAYSHQLFTTQRLVRFNEMEYSVPAEKMEEVVAEIHACVAAQNHAVHFPVECRFVKGDDIWLSPAYGRDSAYIAVHMYKGMEHRTYFRDIEEIFRRYDGRPHWGKMHTRTAEELSGLYPKWDAFQEIRRQLDPLGIFQNDYLKKLFAF